One genomic segment of Rhizorhabdus phycosphaerae includes these proteins:
- a CDS encoding PAS domain-containing protein — MIPRSLGAPHLLRDNRLIGAAAILLLALATYLSAAYSLSFPNEGRLTPGVWLVNGIALAALLRTSRRRWPAIILAAYLGNLAADMQFRDKPLLLDALSSGTNAVQFTLCAAVVRDRIGRFFDLTDIRHLLWLGAMGAATTALKVGIAMGLNVGLGIADIYNRHMLDWALIVFLGLFVLALPLLALSAPRDRLSKPIDPIGIALVLLQLVVLFLTFGPPGYPGVYLAVPVLMLLAWRHGLLGAGLGSVVTIVAACMLLRFTSGLDGRLSIAGYNATERGTYLELFFSVAILMCLPLAIGRTRQLRMERALADALEAANRRSALLADSEAAARRSEAALIENELRWRSAIEGSGLGVWDWNMARREIFLSQRLNAMFGYPEEERQNNLRSIRQRIHPEDRQRSRVALQRCLKGEAPTYECQMRCQCADGSYRWFHDRGMIFERAADGTPVRMIGTYTDIHQQKTYELRSRRHARLYATLAACNAAIARRAPISDLCATICDILVGSSDIRLAWIGFANEETGIFGPMTIRGDALEHVANVRLSARADDPRGLGPTGVAFRRNEAVWVEDYAHDPLTQSWREVGARFGWKSMAVIPLRRKMEPVAILGIHAGDVGFFDDEARALLVDIAAQFNLALEIDEAEDAAARYQLELAESERRFRAVFEASPIGIAVMDTATGDFHTVNPRFEAIVGRRIDELRTLTWQAITHPDDIQQDVALWEQFAAGSINGYQLEKRYVREQGEPVWVHMTIARFAMPDEAKPQHLCMIEDITEEKTLRSQMEFAQRMESIGQLTGGVAHDFNNLLTIMIGSSETLLETLRDEEQRKLAALVLQAAEQGGELTRRLLAFSRRQPLEPQSFDLNALVERNIPLLRRSLGGGLRFVVDESPDLLPVFADPGQTEAAILNLCINARDAMPQGGVLVLATQNARLDEDMCRRHPDAAEGDYVVVEVSDTGSGIAPELMDKIFEPFFTTKETGKGSGLGLSMVYGFVRQSGGFIEVDSEIGRGTRFSLFLPAAADAGENPAPAQEPSQERLEKGEERILLVEDNEVLRAHARAQLESLGYEVLEAEDGAVALDILSGRDDIDLLFTDIVMPGGINGRDLAERALVRQPWLRILYTSGYSRDALMKDGRLVAGVTLLQKPYAKRDLAAKVRRVLDEVPPL; from the coding sequence GTGATACCAAGGTCGCTCGGGGCCCCGCATCTGTTGCGCGACAATAGGCTTATCGGGGCGGCGGCGATCCTGCTGCTCGCCCTCGCCACCTATCTGTCCGCTGCCTACAGCCTCTCCTTTCCCAATGAAGGGCGCCTCACCCCCGGTGTCTGGCTCGTCAACGGAATCGCCCTCGCCGCGCTTCTGCGCACCTCACGCCGGCGGTGGCCAGCGATCATCCTGGCCGCCTATCTCGGCAATCTGGCCGCCGACATGCAGTTTCGCGACAAGCCGCTGCTGCTGGACGCCCTGAGTTCGGGCACTAACGCCGTTCAGTTCACCCTGTGCGCCGCCGTCGTGCGCGACCGCATCGGCCGCTTCTTCGATCTGACCGATATCCGCCATCTGCTGTGGCTGGGGGCGATGGGCGCAGCAACGACCGCGCTCAAGGTCGGTATCGCCATGGGCCTGAACGTCGGCCTCGGGATCGCGGACATCTACAACCGGCACATGCTCGACTGGGCGCTGATCGTCTTCCTCGGTCTGTTCGTCCTCGCCCTGCCGCTCCTCGCCCTCTCCGCACCACGCGACCGCCTGTCCAAACCGATCGACCCCATCGGTATCGCGCTGGTCCTGCTGCAGCTTGTAGTGCTCTTCCTGACCTTCGGGCCACCGGGTTACCCGGGGGTCTATCTGGCGGTGCCCGTGCTGATGCTGCTCGCCTGGCGGCATGGCCTGCTCGGCGCCGGCCTCGGATCGGTCGTCACGATCGTCGCAGCGTGCATGTTGCTGCGCTTCACCTCCGGCCTCGATGGAAGGCTCTCCATAGCCGGCTACAATGCCACCGAGCGGGGCACCTATCTGGAGCTGTTCTTCAGCGTCGCGATCCTGATGTGCCTTCCACTCGCGATCGGCCGGACGCGGCAACTGCGCATGGAGCGCGCGCTGGCCGACGCGCTCGAAGCCGCCAACCGGCGCAGCGCGCTGCTGGCGGACAGCGAAGCCGCCGCGCGTCGCTCCGAAGCGGCTCTGATCGAGAATGAGCTGCGCTGGCGCTCGGCGATCGAAGGCTCGGGACTGGGCGTATGGGACTGGAACATGGCCCGCCGCGAGATATTCCTCTCGCAGCGCCTCAACGCAATGTTCGGCTACCCGGAAGAGGAGCGGCAGAATAATCTGCGCAGCATCCGCCAGCGCATCCACCCGGAGGATCGGCAACGTAGCCGGGTCGCCCTGCAGCGCTGTCTGAAGGGAGAAGCCCCGACCTACGAATGCCAGATGCGCTGCCAGTGCGCCGACGGGAGCTATCGCTGGTTTCACGATCGGGGGATGATTTTCGAGCGTGCCGCCGACGGCACGCCCGTGCGCATGATCGGCACCTATACCGACATCCACCAGCAGAAGACCTATGAACTGCGGTCCCGCCGCCATGCCCGGCTCTATGCCACGCTGGCAGCCTGCAACGCAGCGATCGCCCGCCGCGCACCCATCAGCGACCTGTGCGCGACGATCTGCGACATCCTCGTCGGCAGCAGCGACATCCGGCTCGCCTGGATCGGCTTCGCCAATGAGGAGACGGGCATCTTCGGGCCGATGACGATCCGGGGCGACGCGCTGGAACATGTCGCGAATGTCCGCTTGTCCGCGCGCGCCGACGACCCTCGGGGATTGGGCCCTACGGGCGTGGCGTTCCGCCGGAACGAGGCGGTGTGGGTCGAAGACTATGCCCATGACCCTCTGACGCAAAGCTGGCGCGAGGTGGGCGCGCGGTTCGGCTGGAAGAGCATGGCCGTGATCCCGTTGCGCCGGAAGATGGAACCGGTCGCGATCCTCGGCATTCACGCCGGCGATGTCGGCTTCTTCGACGACGAGGCCCGTGCCTTGCTGGTCGACATCGCCGCGCAGTTCAACCTCGCGCTCGAAATCGACGAAGCCGAAGACGCCGCCGCCCGCTACCAGCTCGAGCTGGCAGAATCCGAACGGCGGTTTCGCGCGGTGTTCGAGGCTTCGCCCATCGGCATCGCCGTCATGGACACCGCAACGGGCGACTTCCACACCGTCAACCCGCGCTTCGAGGCGATCGTCGGGCGCCGCATCGATGAGCTCCGGACGCTTACATGGCAGGCGATCACCCACCCCGACGACATCCAGCAGGACGTCGCGCTTTGGGAGCAGTTCGCGGCGGGCTCGATCAACGGTTACCAGCTCGAGAAGCGCTATGTGCGCGAGCAGGGCGAGCCTGTCTGGGTCCATATGACGATCGCGCGCTTTGCGATGCCGGACGAAGCGAAGCCGCAGCATCTGTGCATGATCGAGGATATCACCGAGGAAAAGACGCTGCGAAGCCAGATGGAGTTTGCGCAGCGCATGGAATCGATCGGACAGCTGACCGGCGGCGTCGCGCACGACTTCAACAATCTGCTGACGATCATGATCGGGAGCAGCGAGACCCTGCTGGAAACGCTCCGCGACGAGGAGCAGCGCAAGCTGGCGGCGCTGGTGCTGCAGGCCGCAGAACAGGGCGGCGAACTGACGCGGCGGCTGCTCGCCTTCTCCCGCAGGCAGCCCCTCGAACCGCAGAGCTTCGACCTCAATGCCCTCGTCGAGCGCAACATACCGCTGCTGCGCCGCTCTCTGGGCGGTGGCCTGCGCTTCGTCGTCGACGAATCGCCGGACCTGCTGCCTGTCTTCGCGGATCCCGGACAGACCGAGGCCGCAATCCTGAATCTCTGCATCAACGCGCGCGACGCGATGCCGCAGGGTGGCGTGCTGGTGCTGGCGACGCAAAATGCGCGGCTCGACGAGGACATGTGCCGCAGGCACCCCGACGCCGCCGAGGGCGACTATGTGGTCGTCGAGGTGAGCGATACGGGCAGCGGCATCGCTCCCGAGCTGATGGACAAGATCTTCGAACCCTTCTTCACTACCAAGGAAACCGGCAAGGGCTCGGGCCTTGGCCTCAGCATGGTGTACGGCTTCGTCAGGCAGTCGGGCGGCTTCATCGAAGTGGACAGCGAGATCGGGCGCGGAACCCGCTTCTCGCTCTTCCTGCCTGCCGCCGCCGATGCCGGAGAGAATCCGGCCCCCGCGCAAGAGCCTTCCCAGGAGCGTCTCGAAAAGGGGGAGGAGCGCATATTGCTGGTCGAGGACAATGAGGTGCTCCGCGCCCATGCCCGTGCCCAGCTCGAGAGCCTGGGCTATGAGGTGCTGGAGGCCGAAGACGGTGCAGTCGCGCTCGACATCCTCTCCGGTCGCGACGATATCGACCTGCTGTTCACCGACATCGTGATGCCGGGGGGCATCAATGGACGCGACCTCGCGGAGCGGGCGCTGGTCCGCCAGCCCTGGCTGCGCATTCTCTATACCTCCGGCTATTCGCGCGATGCGTTGATGAAGGATGGGCGTCTCGTGGCGGGGGTGACGCTTCTGCAGAAGCCTTATGCCAAACGCGATCTGGCGGCGAAGGTCCGCCGCGTCCTCGACGAAGTGCCGCCGCTGTAG
- a CDS encoding response regulator transcription factor, with amino-acid sequence MAQDGSGHVHVIDDEPGVRETIAIILRAAGHPVSVYETAESLVDSLDPDASGCVVTDVNMPGMNGIGLIRHMKSIGSDMPVIVISGQADVAMAVEAMKAGAVEFLEKPLHAEPLRDAVQAALDRTPAPRSPEAERYVRVVESLTRRQREVLTGILEGLPNKLIAHRLGLSVRTVEAYRAAIMERTQTRSLSELVRLGIMAGL; translated from the coding sequence ATGGCGCAGGACGGATCGGGGCATGTTCACGTCATCGATGACGAACCCGGCGTGCGGGAAACGATTGCCATAATCCTGCGGGCGGCGGGCCACCCCGTCTCAGTTTATGAGACGGCAGAGTCCCTCGTGGACAGTCTGGATCCGGATGCGTCCGGCTGCGTCGTCACCGACGTCAATATGCCGGGCATGAACGGCATCGGCCTGATCAGGCACATGAAGTCGATCGGGTCGGACATGCCGGTCATCGTTATTTCGGGACAGGCCGACGTGGCTATGGCGGTTGAGGCAATGAAAGCCGGCGCTGTCGAGTTCCTCGAAAAGCCTCTTCATGCCGAACCTCTGCGAGATGCGGTGCAGGCCGCGCTGGATCGCACACCCGCCCCCAGGTCGCCCGAGGCCGAACGCTATGTCCGCGTCGTTGAATCGCTGACGCGTCGCCAGCGCGAAGTGCTGACCGGCATATTGGAAGGCCTGCCCAACAAACTGATCGCGCATCGGCTGGGTCTCAGCGTCCGCACCGTCGAGGCCTATCGGGCAGCGATCATGGAACGGACACAGACCCGCAGCCTCAGCGAGCTCGTCCGGCTCGGTATCATGGCGGGGCTGTAG
- a CDS encoding PilZ domain-containing protein: MTIEPHSESRRRDVRHVTTFKVAKLLGDRGETLCIIRNLSARGARIETNFLVEMGQRLQLQVRSDITVPATVRWSADGSAGVEFDAPVDTAEFLGGAADQLHPSRAPRFCARGGGRLIAGCAETRVFIENISLSGAGLGLADPLPVAPGDVVELILDGLGDFTAVVRWTADGRLGVKFSSALHFRRLAAWLGAGAA, translated from the coding sequence ATGACCATCGAGCCGCATTCCGAAAGCCGCAGGCGCGACGTGCGCCATGTGACGACGTTCAAGGTGGCGAAGCTTCTCGGCGATCGGGGCGAAACCCTGTGCATCATCCGCAATCTTTCGGCCCGGGGCGCGCGGATAGAAACCAATTTTCTCGTTGAGATGGGCCAGAGGCTGCAGCTGCAGGTCCGGTCCGATATCACCGTTCCCGCGACGGTCCGCTGGAGCGCCGACGGGAGCGCCGGCGTGGAGTTCGATGCGCCGGTGGATACGGCCGAGTTTCTGGGGGGAGCAGCCGACCAGCTTCACCCGAGCCGGGCGCCGCGCTTCTGCGCTCGGGGCGGCGGGCGATTAATCGCCGGATGCGCCGAAACCCGCGTCTTCATCGAGAACATCTCGTTGTCGGGCGCTGGCCTCGGCCTCGCTGATCCCCTGCCGGTGGCTCCCGGCGACGTCGTCGAACTCATCCTGGATGGATTGGGCGACTTCACGGCGGTGGTGCGCTGGACGGCGGACGGCCGGCTCGGCGTGAAATTCTCCTCCGCTCTTCATTTCCGACGCCTGGCGGCCTGGCTGGGCGCAGGAGCGGCCTAG